The following are from one region of the Prevotella communis genome:
- a CDS encoding type II toxin-antitoxin system YafQ family toxin: MKKLQPTTQYKKDLKRYRNNPQKLADLKEVLKMLQNEQPIPADYLPHPLSGKYKGCLECHINGDFLLVWFDKNTNVIELVRLGSHSELFK; this comes from the coding sequence ATGAAGAAACTACAGCCTACTACCCAGTATAAGAAAGATCTGAAACGGTATAGGAATAATCCTCAGAAGTTGGCTGACCTAAAAGAAGTGCTCAAGATGCTTCAAAACGAGCAGCCCATTCCAGCAGATTATCTCCCGCATCCTTTAAGCGGGAAATATAAAGGCTGTTTGGAATGTCACATCAATGGCGACTTTCTTCTGGTATGGTTTGATAAGAATACAAACGTCATCGAACTGGTACGACTAGGCAGTCACAGTGAGTTGTTCAAGTAG
- a CDS encoding addiction module toxin RelE has translation MSFEIQTTSYFDSEAKRLAKRHRSFIDDLSDFRDSILKNPYQGTELSPGIRKVRLTIGSKGRGKSGGARIITFTYMVDEKDGVVILLLLYDKADASSIKMNVVRQIIKDLGFDLQQLQSEGKLKAVEIPEGEEEQES, from the coding sequence ATGAGCTTCGAGATTCAAACGACTAGTTATTTCGACAGCGAAGCCAAGCGACTGGCTAAACGCCATCGTAGTTTCATTGATGACCTTTCTGACTTCCGCGACAGTATCTTGAAGAATCCCTATCAGGGAACGGAACTCTCTCCCGGCATCCGCAAAGTCCGTCTTACCATTGGCTCAAAAGGTCGCGGTAAGTCGGGCGGTGCTCGTATTATCACGTTCACTTATATGGTCGACGAGAAGGATGGTGTGGTGATACTCTTATTACTCTATGACAAAGCCGATGCCAGCAGCATCAAGATGAATGTGGTTCGCCAAATTATCAAAGACCTTGGGTTTGACCTCCAGCAGTTGCAAAGCGAGGGGAAGCTGAAAGCGGTAGAGATTCCTGAAGGGGAAGAAGAACAAGAATCGTGA
- a CDS encoding toxin-antitoxin system protein codes for MATTIIRKPASFRLRADLLERLRSNAVRENRTLNNYVESVLLDYIFNEPNETTKAAIKEAMSGRNPNKVYDNVDDMFNDILNEE; via the coding sequence ATGGCAACAACAATTATCAGAAAACCAGCCTCTTTCCGACTTAGGGCCGACCTGTTGGAGAGACTGAGGAGTAACGCAGTCAGAGAAAACCGTACACTCAACAACTATGTGGAGAGTGTGCTGCTCGATTACATCTTTAATGAGCCGAACGAAACGACTAAGGCTGCTATTAAGGAAGCCATGTCGGGCCGTAACCCTAACAAGGTCTACGACAATGTAGACGATATGTTTAACGACATTCTGAATGAAGAATGA
- a CDS encoding CotH kinase family protein — translation MKDVLLTILLCLFAIDVPADSWDEGNFKPYNTDVVLEKTNLPILFINTRDEAGHTTAIHKDYQVAVRMKIINNADGVNYGDTLAHSGQTTDYEGWVGIKYRGSSSFYDSDKKPYGFRTLKTADVNGKKEKVKLLGLPEDNNWVLLAPYHDRSLIRDPLVYQLSRPYFEFTPKCKFCEIIVDGIYYGVYILCEKPSKGKNRLNFTAPGDSGDELTGDYMVEIDRDNEPHFVLKYKMYDHDICAKYHFPDYEEISSEQMAYIKQRFDELEDVLGSDGFADKENGYSKYIDVENFINYQLLTEFCQNPDGYRLSTYIYKRRDSVDPRFKITPWDYNMTFGNNIAAGDFLYEQWVYEKGQKAGLLGKLPVPFWWKRLTEDEAYWKRMKERWAELRTSTLSDQHVTEMMDSLVNEVTIGGACERNYQAWPIWDKEIPLAPTTATNYDEEIALMREWTKKQVAWIDEQLGFDPTAIISIQNVPFVKRKDNDDWYDLQGRKFATKPTARGIYIHQGKFAGNQF, via the coding sequence ATGAAAGATGTTTTATTAACTATACTGCTGTGCTTATTTGCCATAGACGTTCCTGCTGACAGCTGGGATGAAGGGAACTTTAAGCCCTATAACACCGATGTCGTGCTAGAGAAGACAAACCTGCCCATCCTGTTCATCAACACCCGCGACGAAGCCGGCCATACCACCGCCATCCATAAAGACTACCAAGTGGCAGTGCGCATGAAGATCATCAACAATGCTGACGGGGTGAACTACGGCGACACACTGGCACATTCGGGGCAGACCACCGACTATGAGGGATGGGTAGGCATCAAGTACAGAGGTAGCAGCTCATTTTATGACTCCGACAAGAAACCTTATGGATTCAGAACCTTGAAAACGGCTGACGTGAACGGAAAGAAAGAGAAAGTGAAACTGCTCGGTTTGCCAGAGGACAACAACTGGGTGTTGCTGGCGCCCTATCATGACCGCAGCCTGATCCGCGATCCGCTGGTGTATCAACTCTCACGGCCCTACTTCGAATTCACGCCTAAGTGCAAATTCTGCGAGATCATCGTCGACGGCATCTACTATGGTGTCTATATTCTCTGCGAAAAACCCAGCAAGGGCAAGAACCGCTTGAACTTTACTGCTCCAGGCGACAGCGGCGACGAACTGACTGGCGACTATATGGTGGAGATAGACCGTGATAATGAGCCTCATTTCGTATTGAAATACAAAATGTACGATCATGATATCTGCGCAAAGTACCACTTCCCTGATTACGAGGAAATATCAAGTGAACAGATGGCCTATATCAAGCAGCGGTTTGACGAGTTGGAGGATGTGCTCGGCAGCGACGGTTTTGCTGACAAGGAGAATGGCTACAGCAAGTATATCGACGTGGAAAACTTCATCAATTACCAGCTGCTGACGGAGTTCTGCCAAAACCCTGACGGTTATCGTCTGAGTACCTATATCTATAAACGACGTGACTCTGTGGATCCGCGATTCAAGATAACCCCTTGGGACTACAACATGACCTTCGGCAATAATATCGCAGCAGGAGATTTCCTCTATGAGCAATGGGTATATGAGAAAGGACAGAAAGCGGGGCTGCTGGGCAAGCTGCCTGTGCCTTTCTGGTGGAAACGGCTAACAGAAGACGAAGCCTATTGGAAACGCATGAAGGAGCGATGGGCTGAATTACGAACCAGCACACTGAGCGACCAGCACGTCACTGAAATGATGGACTCTCTGGTCAACGAAGTAACGATTGGAGGTGCCTGTGAGCGCAATTATCAGGCATGGCCCATCTGGGACAAAGAGATTCCCCTGGCTCCCACCACTGCCACAAACTATGATGAGGAAATAGCCCTCATGCGTGAATGGACTAAGAAACAAGTGGCGTGGATTGACGAACAACTGGGTTTCGATCCTACGGCTATCATCTCTATTCAGAATGTGCCATTCGTCAAGCGTAAAGACAATGATGACTGGTATGATCTTCAAGGTCGTAAGTTCGCCACCAAACCCACCGCCCGAGGCATATACATACACCAAGGCAAATTTGCAGGGAACCAATTTTGA
- a CDS encoding helix-turn-helix domain-containing protein, producing the protein MKKVGDMKLYSFEELLEEDYGKIGTPERDAFERSVDEAVQAYRVGEAIKQAREAQNLTQAELGEKMGVQRSQVCRLESGKSITLASMMRAFRALGVQVALEMKGIGKVAL; encoded by the coding sequence ATGAAAAAGGTAGGAGACATGAAACTGTATAGCTTTGAGGAATTGCTGGAAGAGGATTACGGTAAGATCGGGACACCAGAACGCGACGCCTTTGAACGTAGCGTAGATGAAGCAGTCCAGGCCTATCGTGTAGGAGAGGCTATTAAACAAGCACGTGAAGCTCAGAATCTTACACAAGCAGAATTGGGTGAGAAGATGGGAGTACAAAGGTCTCAGGTCTGCCGATTAGAGAGCGGAAAGAGCATCACACTTGCTTCTATGATGCGTGCATTCCGTGCGCTGGGTGTACAAGTGGCACTGGAAATGAAAGGCATTGGAAAAGTTGCATTATAA
- a CDS encoding type II toxin-antitoxin system RelE/ParE family toxin, with protein sequence MEQTVFELDLLEEARDFLKSLTKEIRCKIGYNIRRVQKGERDSELFKKLDGTEIWEFRTIYDKTCYRLFAFWDKDINTLVVATHGIVKKTQKTPKSEITKAEGIRKLYFENKNKKI encoded by the coding sequence ATGGAACAAACAGTATTTGAACTTGATTTGTTAGAAGAAGCACGAGACTTCCTGAAATCCTTAACAAAGGAGATTCGTTGCAAGATAGGCTACAATATCCGCAGGGTTCAAAAGGGAGAACGAGACAGTGAACTCTTTAAAAAACTTGATGGTACGGAAATATGGGAGTTTCGCACAATCTATGATAAAACCTGTTATAGGTTGTTTGCCTTTTGGGATAAGGATATCAATACGTTGGTAGTTGCCACTCACGGTATTGTGAAGAAAACGCAAAAGACACCGAAAAGTGAAATCACAAAGGCTGAAGGAATTAGAAAACTGTATTTTGAGAATAAAAACAAGAAAATATGA